A genomic region of Euwallacea similis isolate ESF13 chromosome 29, ESF131.1, whole genome shotgun sequence contains the following coding sequences:
- the LOC136417697 gene encoding uncharacterized protein has protein sequence MIIYPKCENFRIAVKGCFMLGVLPSELTFPESKKMRRAYDVYCNIILVTYAIFIVTAYIELYLILNENPIKIDELSSNLCVTLLHTVIFCRRLITRISPSFKKMIKTIIEDEMKGDFIDDELIQKLDKENVENLNWKCKIYIYCVNFVNLAYFLKPIMLEPVEETYGNVTKIVKELPLSTWFPFDVQEHYKTAYIVQFIDTVVVSNTLVVIDILVISLILYPSRQLKKLDHLLRNFQDFKRKYQTLNAIEDEETAAFLFFKHLIVRHENIIQYVNIYNKNMTYPMMLDFIQSSIQIATSLTQVSGVERNHITVNRIYNYVLDKHAAKTFFVLLLCR, from the exons ATGATC ATATACCCCAAATGCGAAAACTTCAGAATAGCCGTAAAAGGGTGCTTTATGTTGGGAGTTTTACCGTCGGAGTTGACGTTTCCAGAAAGCAAGAAAATGCGAAGGGCTTATGACGTCTATTGCAATATAATACTTGTTACTTATGCCATATTCATAGTCACGGCATACATAGAATTATACTTGATCCTAAACGAAAATCCCATTAAAATAGATGAGTTGTCTTCAAATCTATGTGTTACCTTGCTACACACCGTTATTTTTTGTAGGCGATTGATAACACGAATAAGTCCCAGCttcaagaaaatgataaagaCAATTATTGAAGATGAAATGAAGGGAGACTTTATTGATGATGAATTG attCAAAAACTCGACAAAGAGAACGTTGAAAACCTGAATTGGAAATGTAAGATTTACATTTACTGCgtgaattttgtgaatttggCATACTTCTTAAAACCTATTATGCTTGAACCCGTTGAAGAAACATATGGCAATGTGACCAAGATTGTAAAAGAATTGCCTCTATCCACTTGGTTTCCTTTTGATGTACAAGAACACTATAAG ACGGCGTATATTGTTCAATTTATAGACACTGTAGTAGTGTCTAATACTCTAGTAGTCATCGATATTCTTGTGATCAGTTTAATTCTCTATCCTTCCAGACAGCTAAAAAAGCTAGACCATTTGCTCAggaattttcaggattttaaacggaaatatcaaactttgaaTGCCATTGAGGACGAGGAAACGGCtgctttcttattttttaaacacctcaTTGTCAGACACGAGAATATTATTCA atATGTTAACATCTACAATAAGAACATGACCTATCCTATGATGTTGGATTTTATTCAGAGCTCAATTCAAATTGCCACGTCTTTAACGCAAGTCTCAGGGGTTG aACGAAATCACATTACTGTTAATCGCATCTATAACTATGTTCTCGACAAGCATGCTGCTAAGACTTTCTTTGTATTATTACTATGCCGATGA